A window from Cryptomeria japonica chromosome 1, Sugi_1.0, whole genome shotgun sequence encodes these proteins:
- the LOC131858204 gene encoding uncharacterized protein LOC131858204, whose translation MGDTAMHEGLMVLIYEHLKANQIARMQPSAEIEEEGSDFAFSLEEESDSDPSSDSEESMDVSDYETRKKRKHNKTRPSSFKGKNPKGKIPEISLSSEEEVSEDSEEENPQGLLKKKTKVNTQTINKHKRKEENVKELEVYKKERTLEAELNSEKVTIDKVLRVATTFWDTTKKEQDIPDKADPPPPNPPPEGFDGCNPCPVLKRPFWHRHGGCLQRLQHLALYRPIAFTA comes from the exons ATGGGGGATACTGCCATGCATGaaggcctaatggtccttatttatgagcatctcaaggccaatcaaatagctCGTATGCAGCCCTCTGCAGAGATTGAGGAGGAGGGGTCTGACTTTGCCTTCTCACTGGAGGAGGAGTCTGACAGTGACCCCtcgagtgattctgaggagagcATGGATGTTTCGGATTATGAAActagaaagaagaggaaacacaacaaaacaagaccttcttcctttAAGGGTAAAAATCCTAAAGGCAAAATCCCCGAGATTAGCCTTTCCTCGGAGGAGGAGGTCTCAGAAGACTCAgaggaggagaaccctcaagggttgCTGAAAAAGAAGACAAAAGTCAACACCCAGACCATAAATAAGCATAAACGGAAGGAGGAGAATGTTAAAGAGCTGGAGGTCTATAAGAAGGAAAGGACCTTGGAAGCCGAACTGAATTCGGAGAAGGTGACCATTGACAAGGTTCTTAGGGTTGCAACTACTTTTTGGGACACCACAAAAAAGGAACAGGATATCCCTGATAAGGCTGACCCCcctccccctaaccctcctccagagg GCTTTGATGGATGCAACCCATGCCCTGTTTTAAAGCgtccattttggcacaggcatggAGGATGCTTGCAAAGGTTGCAGCATTTGGCTTTATACCGTCCAATTGCATTTACAGCTTGA